In Brachyhypopomus gauderio isolate BG-103 chromosome 18, BGAUD_0.2, whole genome shotgun sequence, the sequence tgcattttttttccTTAAAGCTTTCAGAAAAAAATTCCatacccaaaccccacccatgTCCTCCTATTCTCAACCTAGTTCTACTTGTTGAGATATTTGGCCACTGAGTGATAGGCCAGCAGAATCTCCACATCGTTAGGGCATGTGTAGCGAAACTCGTCCCGCTGGTAGGATTTCTCAAGGTACTTAGTCAGTCCAGTGAGTGCTGCAGGGATCTCAAATTCACGATATTTCCTACATacaacctgagagagagagagagagatagaggcagTTGACAGCATGTAAACACAACAGATAAGATCTACAATAAATGTAGACATGGATGTCTGTTCTTACAATTACTTGGTAAACTGGTTGCCCTGAATAAAAAATTTATATGGTTTAAATAACTGCAACATAATCACAACCACTGCATTATCTGTAATAGTTGAACAATGACAGAGGGTGTCAGACAGTGCATTTGAGAACCTTGACAATATGTAGCTTGGGGAGAAGATTGCAGTCGGCGAGCGTGAGGGAGTCTCCGTCCAGGTAGTGTCGGGTGGACTGGGCCGCGTCGGGTTTCTGCTCCAGCTCATACTGAAGAGGAGTAAGCAAGTACTGATCCAGCTTCATCAGACTCCTTAGGAATTTCTTTTCCAGCACTGAAAATATACACAGTTCAGAATTGCTGGCATGAGAGGGCAGCTACGTTTGAACAAGGCGAAAAAGTACAACATGCACAACGCGCATGCTCTGTGTGAGAACGGTTCTCACTGTCGTTGAGGCCGGGGTTGGGGTTCTTGATGTACGCTGAGAATTTGTGGAAGATGTCGTCTCCAGCACGGTTTGACTCCTTGTAGCGACAGCACAGTTTGGGGTATCTGTTATGACAAATGTGTGCCATGTAGTCGTTAGTTTTTGAAGGCAGGGTTCAAGTGCTTCAGGCCTGGACCGTGACTATAGTTCTTTGCTTTTTGTATTCTTGGTTAATGGTACACAGTTGTCAATGGTAGCACTCACTGTGGGGGTGCCAAGGTCTCCTCCAGAAACTCCTCTATCTTGTTAGTGTCAGTGCGTACTTCTCCATTATAGATGAGGAATGGGGGCTGAGAACCTGGTGCGAGGTCCTTCAGAACTTCTGGAGCTCTgcaaaaagcaattcaaccaAAGCATAATGTTAGGACGCACAGCAATGTTACTTTTGTATGATTATATTGTTAGGTGTGCAAAGAACCCCATGTTTTAACCCTCGAGTAGTCATTACTTCAATCTCCCTCACCTCTTCATGTCCACAGTAGTGAGAGTGAAGTTGACTCCCTTCAGCCAGAGAATCATAAACAGGCGTTGGCAGAACGGGCAGTTGCCaaccccttctccatcatcaCTCGCCTGTGGGAAACACGGTGTGATGTCTTAAAATCAGCCCCTGCTTTTAGAGAGCCACTCTGTCAGTTATTATAGACTTATCCGTGCCCTCCTGATACAGTTTGTTTCTTTCATTCTGACTTGTGCATGACCGGTATGAGGAGATTGTATCTTCCTAACTTTCTGTTTTTCACAGAGCATGGTGACCTTTAGACAATTGTTGTTGATTATCACAATGATTCCATCACAGGTTTATCAGGAAGTGCAAGCATGTCCACCAAAGGCCAAAACACAGCACAGACCAAGCAGCAGTCTTCAACCAAAGCAAACGTCATACCTTCATATTTCTACAAGGAGTCTTTCACAGCATCGCATGATTGCAATTGATTCTCaatataaaacatttcatttatatttttctcAATACAACACCCTTACCCAGAAACAACAGGAAGTAATAATTTTTTTAGACAGCACTGCggcaaatataaaaaataaacaacgtGTTAACCTCTGACCTTGATAAAAAGTTCAATTTTTGGTGCCTCCGCCATCTCACAAGTcctcctctctacctcctcttTGGTCTTTCAGATGTCAAACGTCAAGCTCATTCACTAGCCAAGCCAGGAGCCTTTTTAACATCACTGTACCCAACAGATGTGGGGAATCCAGCTGTATCTAATACTCTGGTGTCTTCCAGGTTAGTCCTTTAAGGTTAAGATCCAATTAAATGCTCATTCAAACGGTTACGAGGATTCTTCTCTTCAAATCTCCAGTTCAATTTTCCAGCCTCGGTTTTCACTCTCCTTTCTCTGTGCCTCTTAGCTGTGTCTTCTACCACACCCCATCAGTCTCGAGCATTTAGAATATCTGCCCACTGAACCAACTAGTTCAACCTGTTTCTTCTCTCCTGCTGTAATCACCGACGTGCCCAAAACCTCATCAGTACTTTTCTATTGTCTCAGTCTGATATGTCCCCACTATCCACGGAAGAACATGGCTATGGTCCCGTTATTACACGTCTGTGTGACTGAAGTGGGTCTGTCCTGGTGGGGAGGACTGTAGACCTACCCAATATGAAATGATATAAAAACGTCACTCACGAACTCACGACACAGAGG encodes:
- the clic3 gene encoding chloride intracellular channel protein 3 isoform X2, giving the protein MILWLKGVNFTLTTVDMKRAPEVLKDLAPGSQPPFLIYNGEVRTDTNKIEEFLEETLAPPQYPKLCCRYKESNRAGDDIFHKFSAYIKNPNPGLNDMLEKKFLRSLMKLDQYLLTPLQYELEQKPDAAQSTRHYLDGDSLTLADCNLLPKLHIVKVVCRKYREFEIPAALTGLTKYLEKSYQRDEFRYTCPNDVEILLAYHSVAKYLNK
- the clic3 gene encoding chloride intracellular channel protein 3 isoform X1, whose protein sequence is MAEAPKIELFIKASDDGEGVGNCPFCQRLFMILWLKGVNFTLTTVDMKRAPEVLKDLAPGSQPPFLIYNGEVRTDTNKIEEFLEETLAPPQYPKLCCRYKESNRAGDDIFHKFSAYIKNPNPGLNDMLEKKFLRSLMKLDQYLLTPLQYELEQKPDAAQSTRHYLDGDSLTLADCNLLPKLHIVKVVCRKYREFEIPAALTGLTKYLEKSYQRDEFRYTCPNDVEILLAYHSVAKYLNK